A section of the Campylobacter porcelli genome encodes:
- the dksA gene encoding RNA polymerase-binding protein DksA — MKQSELNYFKELLLARKEQIQKNINDAANEIDGLRQSGATDEFDFASISADEELEHSISIKQQQELNEIEQSLNKIESGVYGICDMCEDDIDIERLKVKPHARYCITCREIAEKTIIK; from the coding sequence ATGAAACAAAGCGAGTTAAATTATTTTAAAGAGCTGCTTTTAGCAAGAAAAGAGCAAATTCAAAAAAACATCAATGACGCAGCAAATGAGATTGATGGGCTTAGACAAAGCGGTGCTACTGATGAGTTTGATTTTGCTAGTATTAGTGCTGATGAGGAGCTAGAGCACTCTATATCAATCAAGCAACAACAAGAGTTAAACGAGATAGAGCAATCTTTAAACAAAATAGAATCTGGCGTTTATGGAATTTGCGATATGTGTGAAGATGATATTGATATTGAGCGTCTAAAGGTCAAACCACATGCTAGATATTGTATCACATGTCGTGAAATTGCTGAAAAAACGATAATAAAATAG
- a CDS encoding 23S rRNA (pseudouridine(1915)-N(3))-methyltransferase RlmH produces the protein MQILVHCLQKLDDDNSLKDYIKMSSKWANIKEINKFNSQIAKAQTQGQIASYKAYEDAYTPHLNGYCVGLDERGDMLDSFEFAKLLKDKTQISFFIGGAYGLGDNLRDKMDKLVSLSRLTLAHKIAKLVLYEQIFRALCINFNHPYHK, from the coding sequence GTGCAAATTTTAGTCCATTGCCTGCAAAAACTTGATGATGATAATTCATTAAAAGATTATATAAAAATGAGTAGCAAATGGGCTAATATCAAAGAGATTAATAAATTTAATTCTCAAATTGCCAAAGCTCAAACTCAAGGTCAAATTGCGTCATATAAAGCCTATGAAGATGCTTATACTCCACATTTAAATGGCTATTGCGTTGGGTTAGATGAGCGTGGGGATATGCTTGATAGTTTTGAGTTTGCCAAACTCTTAAAAGACAAAACTCAAATTTCATTTTTTATCGGTGGGGCTTATGGTCTGGGCGATAATTTAAGGGATAAAATGGATAAGCTTGTAAGTCTCTCTAGGCTAACTTTAGCCCATAAGATTGCTAAGCTTGTTTTATATGAGCAGATTTTTCGTGCTCTGTGTATAAATTTCAACCACCCTTATCATAAATAA
- the accD gene encoding acetyl-CoA carboxylase, carboxyltransferase subunit beta — MLGDFFSKMRKKQSHPSEAPSHWVKCNSCSSLMYFKEVEACYNVCPKCGYHMRLSAQKRVELISDVGSFIEFDADLKPIDPLNFVDKKSYKKRIEESQSKNGKTSSVISGEATIDGQQIQLVVFDFSFMGGSLSSVEGEKITRAVRRAIEKRNPLIIVSASGGARMQESTFSLMQMSKTSAALKLLSDNRLPYISVLTDPTMGGVSASFAWLGDLIIAEPKALIGFAGQRVIEQTIKASLPEGFQRAEFLLEHGLIDAIISRDELKKYLSDMIRFFMKNDSFYNPINEAI; from the coding sequence ATGCTAGGTGATTTTTTTTCAAAAATGCGTAAAAAGCAATCCCACCCAAGCGAGGCACCAAGCCACTGGGTAAAGTGCAATAGCTGTAGCTCTTTGATGTATTTTAAAGAGGTTGAAGCTTGCTATAATGTATGCCCAAAATGTGGGTATCATATGAGACTTAGCGCTCAAAAAAGAGTAGAATTAATAAGTGATGTTGGAAGTTTTATTGAATTTGATGCAGATTTAAAGCCTATTGATCCACTAAATTTCGTAGATAAAAAATCTTATAAAAAAAGAATCGAAGAGAGCCAAAGCAAAAATGGCAAAACAAGCTCAGTCATATCAGGAGAAGCTACCATTGATGGACAACAAATTCAGCTTGTGGTTTTTGACTTTAGCTTTATGGGTGGGAGCTTAAGCTCTGTTGAAGGGGAGAAGATTACTCGTGCAGTTCGCAGAGCCATAGAAAAAAGAAATCCGCTAATCATAGTAAGTGCTAGTGGTGGAGCTAGAATGCAAGAGAGCACATTTAGTCTTATGCAAATGAGTAAAACTAGTGCGGCCTTAAAGCTCTTAAGCGATAATAGACTGCCATATATTTCAGTGCTTACAGATCCTACGATGGGTGGGGTTTCGGCCTCTTTTGCTTGGCTTGGAGATTTGATAATTGCTGAGCCAAAGGCGCTCATTGGCTTTGCTGGTCAAAGGGTAATAGAGCAAACCATTAAAGCTAGTTTGCCAGAGGGCTTTCAAAGAGCGGAATTCCTACTTGAGCATGGACTCATCGATGCTATCATCTCTAGAGATGAGCTTAAAAAATATCTTAGCGATATGATAAGATTTTTTATGAAAAATGATAGCTTTTATAATCCGATTAATGAGGCTATTTAG
- a CDS encoding peroxiredoxin: MIVTNKAPQLSGTAVLGNGQIEENFDLYKNIGPKGAVVFFYPKDFTFVCPSEIIAFDHRYREFKERGIEVIGVSTDNEYCHFAWRETDVKQGGIGRVQFPLVADLKKEWAKGFDVLFDEAVALRGSFLLDKDGTVRHAVINDLPLGRNIDEMVRMVDTMLFTNEHGEVCPAGWNKGDKGMKPTTEGVASYLSTDGDKL, encoded by the coding sequence ATGATAGTTACTAATAAAGCACCACAATTAAGTGGTACAGCAGTTCTAGGCAATGGTCAAATTGAAGAGAATTTCGACCTATATAAAAACATTGGACCAAAAGGTGCGGTTGTATTTTTCTATCCAAAAGATTTTACATTTGTTTGCCCAAGCGAAATTATAGCTTTTGATCACAGATATAGAGAATTCAAAGAAAGAGGCATTGAAGTAATCGGCGTTAGCACTGATAATGAATATTGCCACTTTGCTTGGAGAGAAACTGATGTAAAACAAGGCGGTATCGGTAGAGTACAATTCCCTCTAGTAGCTGACCTTAAAAAAGAGTGGGCAAAAGGATTTGATGTATTATTTGATGAAGCAGTTGCTCTAAGAGGTAGCTTCTTATTAGATAAAGATGGCACAGTTCGCCACGCTGTTATAAATGACCTTCCACTTGGTAGAAATATCGATGAAATGGTAAGAATGGTAGATACAATGCTATTTACAAATGAGCACGGCGAAGTTTGCCCAGCTGGCTGGAATAAAGGTGATAAAGGTATGAAACCTACAACCGAAGGTGTAGCTAGCTATCTATCA